In a genomic window of Mucilaginibacter sp. KACC 22063:
- a CDS encoding LytR/AlgR family response regulator transcription factor gives MMRCLLVDDEKLALELMEDNVLQVPFLELKGKCKNAIEAMEFLRNQPVDLIFLDIQMPGISGIQFLNTLTNPPMVIMVTAYENYAMDGFNLSVVDYLLKPVAFDRFLKAVNKAHELFTLRQQKDQPVKEDNPDYLFVNADYSVVRINIPEISFIEGLKDYIKIHLTTSVKPVITRLTMRYMEERLPEKDFARVHKSFIVALDKVRSFKKTRLMIGDNEIPVSDSYSAKILSYIGLNEQNLDN, from the coding sequence ATGATGAGATGCCTTTTGGTTGATGATGAAAAGCTTGCACTGGAATTAATGGAAGACAATGTGCTGCAGGTGCCGTTTTTAGAGCTTAAAGGCAAATGTAAAAACGCTATAGAGGCCATGGAGTTTTTGCGTAATCAACCTGTAGATCTCATTTTTCTGGACATTCAAATGCCGGGCATTTCCGGAATACAGTTTTTAAACACGCTAACCAACCCGCCGATGGTGATTATGGTTACCGCTTATGAAAACTATGCGATGGATGGCTTTAACCTTAGCGTGGTGGATTACCTGCTTAAACCCGTCGCTTTCGACCGTTTTTTGAAAGCTGTTAATAAGGCACATGAGTTGTTTACACTGAGGCAGCAAAAAGATCAGCCAGTTAAAGAAGACAACCCGGACTACCTTTTTGTAAACGCCGATTATTCTGTTGTGCGCATCAATATACCCGAGATCAGTTTTATTGAGGGCTTAAAAGACTACATCAAAATCCATTTAACTACTTCGGTTAAGCCTGTTATTACAAGGCTTACTATGCGCTACATGGAAGAGCGTTTGCCAGAAAAGGATTTTGCCCGGGTACATAAATCATTTATAGTGGCGCTTGACAAGGTGCGCTCCTTTAAAAAGACCAGGTTAATGATCGGCGATAATGAAATCCCGGTAAGTGATAGTTACAGCGCAAAGATATTATCATACATCGGCCTTAACGAGCAAAACCTTGATAACTAA
- a CDS encoding outer membrane beta-barrel protein: protein MKRIPLLLFFVLFSLLYAHGQATHEVRGTVIDSTKLSVPGSVVTLTSDQRDSLNTIADVNGKFVFANVKGAKLTLTIKSIGYTTSIKHYNIDANSKAADLGNIILQSSSKMLAGVTIVGVNAVTVKEDTVQYNVAALNVRPNATLEDALKKAPGVDVDPSTGAVTAQGQSVTKVRINGKDYMGGDVTSLTKNIPADLLESIQVVDDYGDQANLTGIKTGEPTKVLNVNIRKDRNYGYSLQATGGDGYDLLPKEGSGNTGVASTDNQNRYFGSLNYFKFKGDQQISVLGTLNNTNINTFSFGSSGAGGNFGGGGGGGRGNAARGSGSTTTNQNGITDVHSIGANFRDQWGKHLSVYGSYSFADNSTNTNSISQQTNTGRFPSNTNQNSIESDNNINHRFTWNMEWRPDTINYLKVTPTFSYAKTLTLSNDDVLNQLTSRTTGDLYTNSAYNSSTYANSSSPTVGLTALYNHRFNSHGRNLSINVNLSTSQSNSSQNPIYNYTAGLPLAPVNQMINIDSKTNSVGANLSYIEPLGKITFLELNYAYNHSYTSSDKATDTLNTAGTYDFYSRLSNNYNFTFTTNRVGLNLRVVDKKYNYTLGVGVQPATLDGHSVTTNTDTRVTTVNFAPTARFVYNFARSNSLSFNYNGNNNQPSFSQLQPVIDYSNALYPVQGNPLLKPEFANNFSLRYNKFSFATGDVLFLNAQFTQTNDKISTNIISIPKSAAVAANPVYSQLQNTTLTEYVNTNGYYQASGFATFGKPFSNRKYNIFLDGNVSYTNNVGYVGSVDSNTVALTTQKNIAKTLSFTPRLRFRLDITDIVDVQALTSYSINKTSNSVNNALTQAGSNVRTLGLGLNGKNYFWKNWTVSYDYTHNINYGYTVPVTNPNILNAYVERRFLKNYAGTIRASVFDIFNENTGYTYNATATSITQTNVNRLGRYFLLTFTLRLQKFAGRAPMQQGPDGDRGYRRRDGGMGGPPPGGPGGGGPGGPGTE, encoded by the coding sequence ATGAAACGAATACCTTTATTGCTTTTCTTCGTTCTTTTTTCACTTCTGTATGCGCATGGGCAAGCCACGCACGAGGTGAGAGGTACCGTAATTGACTCTACCAAACTATCCGTTCCGGGCAGCGTAGTTACCCTAACATCAGATCAGCGCGATAGCCTGAATACCATTGCCGATGTTAACGGCAAGTTTGTTTTTGCCAATGTAAAAGGAGCAAAACTCACGCTCACTATCAAATCTATTGGCTATACAACATCTATTAAACATTATAATATTGATGCTAACAGTAAGGCTGCTGATCTGGGAAACATCATCCTGCAATCATCATCTAAAATGCTGGCAGGCGTAACCATTGTTGGTGTTAATGCCGTAACCGTTAAAGAAGATACCGTACAATATAACGTTGCCGCACTTAATGTAAGGCCTAATGCTACACTTGAAGATGCCTTGAAAAAAGCACCGGGTGTTGATGTAGATCCTTCTACGGGTGCAGTAACGGCACAGGGGCAGTCGGTGACAAAAGTGCGTATCAATGGTAAGGATTATATGGGGGGCGACGTTACCTCATTAACTAAAAACATCCCTGCTGATCTATTGGAAAGCATACAGGTGGTTGATGATTATGGCGACCAGGCTAACCTTACAGGCATTAAAACTGGTGAGCCGACTAAGGTATTAAATGTGAATATCCGTAAGGATCGTAATTATGGCTATTCATTACAGGCAACCGGTGGTGATGGTTATGATTTATTGCCTAAAGAGGGGAGCGGCAACACCGGTGTGGCATCAACAGATAATCAGAACCGCTACTTCGGCTCATTAAACTACTTTAAGTTTAAAGGTGATCAGCAGATCTCGGTTTTAGGTACACTTAACAACACCAACATCAACACTTTCTCATTCGGCAGCAGCGGTGCAGGCGGCAACTTTGGTGGCGGTGGTGGCGGTGGCCGTGGCAATGCAGCCAGAGGCTCGGGTAGCACCACAACCAATCAGAATGGTATAACAGATGTACATTCAATTGGTGCAAACTTCCGCGACCAATGGGGCAAACACCTTTCTGTTTATGGCAGTTATAGCTTTGCCGATAACAGTACTAATACAAACAGTATTTCTCAACAAACTAACACTGGTCGTTTTCCAAGTAATACTAACCAAAACAGTATAGAAAGTGATAATAATATCAACCATCGCTTTACATGGAACATGGAATGGCGTCCCGACACCATCAACTATTTAAAGGTAACACCAACATTTTCATACGCCAAAACACTTACCCTGTCTAATGATGATGTTTTAAATCAGCTTACATCACGCACCACCGGAGATCTTTATACCAACTCGGCATATAACTCCAGCACTTATGCTAATTCATCATCCCCAACTGTTGGCTTAACGGCATTGTATAATCACCGTTTCAACAGCCATGGCCGTAACCTGAGCATCAATGTTAATTTAAGCACCAGCCAAAGCAACAGTTCACAAAACCCTATTTATAACTACACAGCGGGTTTACCATTGGCCCCTGTTAACCAGATGATCAATATTGACAGTAAAACCAATTCTGTAGGTGCAAACCTGTCATACATTGAGCCGCTTGGAAAAATCACCTTCCTGGAGCTTAATTACGCTTATAACCACTCTTATACCTCAAGCGATAAAGCAACAGATACGCTTAATACCGCTGGTACGTATGACTTTTATTCGCGCTTAAGCAACAACTATAATTTTACCTTTACCACCAACCGGGTTGGCTTAAACCTGCGCGTTGTTGATAAAAAATATAATTATACCTTGGGTGTGGGTGTACAGCCTGCCACATTAGATGGGCACTCGGTTACGACAAATACTGATACCCGTGTAACCACCGTAAACTTTGCGCCAACCGCACGTTTTGTATACAACTTTGCACGCAGTAACTCGTTAAGCTTTAATTATAATGGCAACAACAACCAGCCAAGCTTTAGCCAGTTACAACCAGTTATAGATTACTCAAACGCGTTATATCCTGTGCAGGGTAATCCATTGCTTAAGCCAGAATTTGCCAACAACTTCTCGCTACGCTATAATAAATTCAGCTTTGCCACTGGTGATGTTTTATTCCTGAATGCGCAGTTTACGCAAACCAATGATAAAATATCTACCAATATTATCAGCATACCTAAAAGCGCAGCCGTAGCGGCCAATCCGGTTTATAGCCAACTGCAAAATACCACACTTACAGAGTATGTAAATACCAATGGCTATTACCAGGCTTCGGGTTTTGCAACGTTTGGAAAACCATTTTCTAACCGTAAATACAATATCTTTCTTGATGGTAACGTAAGCTATACCAATAATGTTGGTTATGTAGGAAGTGTGGATTCTAACACTGTAGCACTTACCACACAAAAAAATATTGCCAAGACACTTTCATTTACGCCACGCTTACGTTTCCGTTTAGATATTACCGATATTGTTGACGTACAAGCCTTGACCAGCTATTCTATCAATAAAACAAGCAATTCTGTCAACAATGCTTTAACCCAGGCCGGATCAAACGTACGTACTTTGGGATTAGGGCTTAATGGTAAAAACTATTTCTGGAAAAACTGGACAGTAAGTTATGATTATACACATAATATCAACTATGGCTATACCGTTCCGGTTACTAACCCTAATATCCTGAATGCCTATGTTGAGCGCCGTTTCCTGAAAAACTATGCAGGTACCATACGCGCTTCAGTATTCGATATATTTAATGAAAATACCGGCTATACCTACAATGCTACAGCCACATCCATTACCCAAACCAATGTGAACAGGCTTGGCCGTTACTTCCTGCTTACCTTTACGTTAAGGCTACAGAAATTTGCCGGCCGTGCACCTATGCAGCAAGGCCCTGATGGTGACCGCGGTTACCGCAGACGCGATGGCGGCATGGGCGGCCCTCCTCCGGGTGGACCGGGTGGTGGTGGCCCTGGCGGGCCGGGAACAGAATAA
- a CDS encoding sensor histidine kinase — MAAKRFITGKYLQPLLHVVLWALVISSPYLFRNPNTNHGISHWQYKLIINNTLLALIFYFNAYLLYPKLYTQKTWLYILTVIITVGAALSINGIIEHALFPFGPPHGPGRFDGRPDGMHPRMDRGPFDKGFGWYFTNIITYVFIIGVSTSYRIITDNARQEKIRKEKENENLKTELSFLRSQVSPHFLFNILNNMVSLARKKSDILEPSLIELSKLMRYMLYENDDEKVSLAREIEYLKSYIYLQTLRFGDDVTIIFNPPENIDHFKIEPMLLTPFVENAFKHGVGMVTDPLINIQLNVNKETGWAHFAVMNSIAPQLDSKDKNSGIGLTNVQRRLELLYHDAYSLDISRNDKMFIVNLKIKLQ, encoded by the coding sequence ATGGCTGCTAAAAGATTTATAACCGGCAAGTATTTACAACCGCTTTTGCATGTTGTGCTTTGGGCGCTTGTTATCAGTTCGCCCTATCTTTTCAGAAATCCTAATACTAATCATGGCATAAGCCACTGGCAGTATAAGCTTATTATCAATAACACCTTACTTGCCCTTATCTTTTACTTTAATGCCTACCTGCTTTACCCCAAGTTATATACTCAAAAAACATGGCTATATATTTTAACGGTAATTATTACGGTTGGTGCTGCATTAAGCATAAATGGCATCATTGAACATGCACTGTTTCCATTTGGCCCACCGCATGGCCCGGGCAGGTTTGATGGCCGCCCCGACGGGATGCACCCGCGTATGGACCGTGGCCCGTTTGATAAAGGTTTTGGCTGGTATTTCACTAATATTATCACTTATGTATTTATTATAGGCGTTAGCACCAGTTATCGCATTATTACAGACAATGCACGTCAGGAAAAAATCAGGAAAGAGAAAGAAAACGAGAACCTAAAAACAGAGCTCAGCTTTTTACGCTCGCAGGTAAGCCCGCACTTTCTGTTTAACATTCTTAATAACATGGTGTCGCTGGCACGCAAAAAGTCGGACATACTTGAGCCATCACTTATCGAACTATCCAAACTGATGCGCTACATGCTGTATGAGAACGATGATGAGAAAGTATCGCTGGCGCGCGAGATAGAATACCTTAAAAGTTATATTTACCTGCAAACACTTCGCTTTGGCGATGATGTAACGATCATTTTCAATCCGCCCGAAAATATTGACCATTTTAAGATTGAGCCGATGCTGTTAACACCTTTTGTTGAAAACGCTTTTAAGCATGGGGTGGGGATGGTAACCGACCCGCTGATTAACATCCAGCTTAATGTTAACAAAGAAACAGGATGGGCGCATTTCGCAGTAATGAATTCCATTGCCCCCCAACTGGATTCAAAAGATAAAAATTCGGGCATTGGCCTTACTAACGTTCAGCGCAGGCTGGAGTTATTATACCACGACGCTTATTCATTAGATATCAGCCGGAATGATAAGATGTTTATTGTCAACCTTAAAATAAAACTACAATGA
- a CDS encoding chemotaxis protein CheB yields MSKSSVIAKPQKNIGVSQKYVVAIGASAGGLEAIHEFFDHMPNNSSFAFIVIQHLSSDYKSLLVELVSKHTHMKVFEAQQDMLIQSDCVYIIPNNKLMTFKNNRLKLADKVHDKSPNTAIDTFLLTLAREKKEKAIAVILSGTGTDGTKGIEAIKECGGLVLVQDPKTAKFDGMPNSAITSGNADFIMPPAELHKELYNYVNQEPVKVLNNGKIDDNLLDEIFGLIYRSTGNEFNLYKTPTIIRRIARRLTATGVNTLPEYVDYLKQHPGEVSTLGKEFLIGVTKFFRDTQAFDCLKKEIIPAIVDKKQDGETIKVWICACSTGEEAYSVAILLYDYIQQKKRKLEVKIFATDIDPSSIDIAAKNYYSAAAVKEVDKRLLDQYFIKEGKSYAIITPIRKLIVFARHDVIKAPPFIKNDLVTCRNMLIYMDTLLQQKVLSTFHFSLNPGGYLFLGSSETAGILKDGIQEINSKWKIYKKTGPINYSTHHTYTGARYQTDSQVEKLRTFLKPNDRSSRTIEDDFKDFVIDEFGYVGLYIDKNYEIKETIGNFRKYLSLPEKKLELNLLNMVPREASVILNTAIRKAWKENTKTTLRRIRIGHDGRDVFLNVSVKPPDLNSARAYTLILLHETSDIIIEKDANAQLSIPDAQQHEYIMELESELNETRNNLQMAVEEMDTTNEELQSSNEELLSANEELQSSNEELQSLNEELHTLNTEHQLKIKELIELNDDLDNYFKSTDIGQIFLDNNLLIRKFNPASVNMINLIEADIGRPISHISNNIKSENIMQDITTVMLTNQILEKEVQLKDNRRCLMRIMPYVRKDKQRDGVIVSFVDISVITELNNIINGVFNASVSAIMVFNAIRDTESGQLTDLKCITANKEAVRLFGRNKEELAGLHLYHDLSQLTDQQLYDRFVKVMDTGTAMQAEFCVNNKIWYHVIAARISGGIVVTYTDINERKQAEQKLRKNYNELITARENLKKLNEELESKVQERTRKLSESEERFSLVSKATNDTIWDWNLVNNIMWRSENFTSMFGYHRSEETESLSFWFTKVHPEDRDRVEKSVFDAINTGKKQWSAEYRFLKANNQYAIILDRGSILHDDFNTPYRMVGSIVDITRLIEAEKKMSSSENRFRRVYESNMIGMIFSDNNNVIVDANDAFLNMIGYSHADMRDSQLKWSDITPPEYMDVSNWAQEQLKLNGYCPAFEKQYIKKDGGRLSVLMGSATLEEDPTANTVTYIIDITEQKEAERRRKELQQLIKKQQDEFYSIFLNAPALISIRRGRELRYEFVNKAFEEFEGSNNYIGKTAEEAHADRLGSKFTAIEKQVLKTGKPYIGKAVQVELEDQITGGLHEGWFDVIFTPVFTSNGKVDGIAFFGFDVTDLVKAQQATRELMQKKDEFMSIASHELKTPITSLKGSLQIMQRMAANNGDIRNVHTFIDKAAKQTSRLTSLVDDLLDVTRIHAGKMMFNYSWFNAGESIKDCVEDVQANVTSHQIIIEGDANVDIYADRPRLDQVLSNFLSNAIKYSPEENKIIVTNRITENNMLYVSVKDFGIGIPGDKKDFVFDRFFRVQESSHKFSGLGLGLYISAEIIRRHHGEIGVESSEHEGSTFWFTIPITKKN; encoded by the coding sequence TGCTTATACAATCTGATTGTGTATACATTATTCCGAATAACAAGCTGATGACCTTCAAAAACAACAGGTTAAAGCTTGCCGATAAGGTACACGATAAATCGCCAAACACAGCAATAGATACATTTTTACTGACTCTTGCCCGTGAAAAAAAGGAAAAGGCAATTGCCGTAATCCTGTCGGGCACAGGCACAGATGGTACCAAGGGTATAGAGGCTATAAAAGAATGCGGCGGACTGGTACTGGTGCAGGATCCTAAAACAGCAAAGTTTGACGGTATGCCCAACAGTGCGATCACCTCTGGTAATGCCGATTTTATAATGCCTCCCGCAGAACTGCATAAAGAGTTGTATAACTATGTTAATCAGGAGCCGGTTAAGGTTTTAAACAACGGTAAAATTGATGATAATTTGCTGGATGAAATATTTGGCCTGATTTATAGAAGTACCGGTAACGAGTTTAATCTTTATAAAACCCCGACAATTATACGGCGTATAGCCCGGAGATTAACCGCTACAGGGGTTAATACGCTGCCGGAGTATGTCGATTACCTTAAACAGCATCCAGGCGAAGTAAGCACACTTGGTAAAGAATTTTTAATTGGTGTTACTAAGTTTTTCAGGGATACGCAGGCTTTTGATTGCCTTAAAAAAGAAATTATACCCGCCATTGTTGATAAAAAGCAGGATGGCGAGACCATTAAAGTGTGGATTTGTGCGTGCAGCACCGGTGAAGAAGCCTACTCTGTAGCCATCCTTTTATATGATTATATCCAACAGAAGAAGCGTAAGCTTGAAGTAAAGATATTTGCAACAGACATTGATCCTTCCAGTATTGACATTGCAGCAAAGAATTATTATTCGGCCGCTGCTGTAAAAGAAGTAGACAAAAGGTTATTAGATCAATATTTTATTAAAGAAGGTAAAAGTTACGCTATTATTACCCCTATCCGTAAACTGATCGTTTTTGCACGTCATGATGTAATTAAAGCGCCCCCCTTTATTAAAAACGATCTGGTTACCTGCCGTAACATGCTGATCTACATGGATACGCTGTTACAGCAAAAAGTATTGTCTACCTTCCATTTCTCGCTTAACCCGGGCGGTTATCTTTTCCTTGGCTCAAGCGAAACCGCAGGCATACTAAAGGACGGTATACAGGAAATTAACAGTAAATGGAAAATTTATAAAAAAACCGGGCCTATAAATTATTCCACACACCATACCTATACAGGCGCACGTTATCAGACAGACTCTCAGGTAGAAAAACTCCGCACTTTCTTAAAGCCCAATGACAGGTCGTCACGTACCATCGAGGATGATTTTAAAGATTTTGTAATTGATGAGTTTGGCTATGTAGGCCTTTATATTGATAAGAACTACGAGATAAAGGAAACCATAGGCAATTTTAGGAAATACCTGTCATTGCCCGAAAAGAAGCTTGAGCTAAATCTTTTGAACATGGTGCCGCGCGAGGCTTCGGTTATTCTTAACACAGCCATACGCAAAGCCTGGAAAGAAAACACAAAAACAACGCTCAGAAGGATCCGCATAGGGCATGACGGCCGCGACGTTTTCTTAAATGTATCAGTAAAACCGCCCGATCTTAACTCGGCGCGCGCATATACACTCATCTTATTGCATGAAACTTCAGATATAATTATAGAAAAGGACGCTAATGCACAGCTTTCTATACCTGATGCGCAGCAGCATGAATATATCATGGAGTTGGAATCTGAACTTAACGAAACCCGCAATAACTTGCAGATGGCTGTTGAGGAAATGGATACCACCAATGAGGAACTGCAATCAAGCAATGAAGAACTGCTTTCGGCCAACGAGGAATTACAATCAAGTAACGAGGAATTGCAATCGCTTAACGAGGAGCTGCATACCCTTAATACCGAGCACCAGTTAAAAATAAAAGAGCTGATAGAGCTGAACGATGACCTGGATAATTATTTCAAAAGCACGGACATTGGCCAGATCTTTTTAGATAATAACCTGCTGATACGTAAGTTTAACCCGGCATCGGTTAATATGATCAACCTTATTGAGGCAGATATTGGGCGCCCGATAAGCCACATCTCTAATAACATCAAGTCGGAAAACATTATGCAGGATATTACTACTGTAATGTTGACCAATCAGATATTAGAGAAGGAAGTGCAGTTAAAGGACAACCGCCGTTGTTTGATGCGTATCATGCCTTATGTGCGTAAAGACAAGCAGCGCGACGGTGTTATTGTAAGCTTTGTTGATATTTCTGTAATAACCGAACTTAATAACATTATCAATGGTGTTTTCAATGCCAGTGTAAGCGCCATTATGGTGTTTAATGCCATTCGCGATACAGAAAGCGGGCAGCTTACAGACCTTAAATGTATCACAGCAAATAAAGAGGCTGTGAGGCTTTTCGGTAGAAATAAGGAAGAACTTGCAGGCCTGCACCTGTATCATGACCTGTCACAGCTTACTGATCAGCAATTATATGATCGCTTTGTAAAGGTAATGGATACCGGCACGGCCATGCAGGCAGAATTTTGCGTAAACAATAAAATCTGGTACCATGTAATTGCCGCCCGTATAAGTGGTGGTATAGTTGTTACGTACACTGATATCAACGAGCGTAAGCAAGCCGAGCAAAAGCTAAGGAAGAACTATAACGAGCTGATAACCGCACGTGAAAATTTAAAGAAACTCAACGAAGAGCTGGAAAGCAAGGTACAGGAGCGTACACGTAAGCTCAGCGAAAGCGAAGAGCGGTTCAGCCTGGTTTCAAAAGCTACCAATGACACCATCTGGGATTGGAACCTGGTAAATAACATTATGTGGCGCAGCGAGAACTTTACCTCGATGTTTGGCTATCACCGCAGCGAAGAGACCGAATCATTAAGTTTCTGGTTTACCAAAGTGCATCCCGAAGACCGCGACCGTGTTGAAAAAAGCGTTTTCGATGCGATTAATACCGGTAAAAAGCAATGGTCAGCAGAGTATCGCTTCTTAAAAGCTAATAATCAGTACGCTATTATACTCGATCGTGGCAGCATCCTACACGATGATTTTAATACGCCGTACCGTATGGTTGGTTCCATTGTGGATATTACAAGGCTGATTGAAGCAGAGAAGAAGATGAGCAGCAGTGAGAATCGTTTCCGCAGGGTTTACGAGTCCAACATGATCGGTATGATCTTCTCTGATAACAATAATGTTATTGTAGATGCCAATGATGCCTTCCTGAACATGATTGGTTACAGCCATGCTGATATGCGCGATAGTCAATTGAAATGGAGTGATATTACCCCTCCGGAATATATGGATGTAAGCAATTGGGCGCAGGAGCAATTAAAGCTTAACGGCTATTGTCCGGCGTTTGAGAAGCAATACATTAAAAAAGATGGTGGGCGCTTAAGTGTTTTAATGGGTTCGGCGACTTTAGAAGAAGACCCAACGGCCAATACGGTTACTTACATTATTGACATAACAGAACAAAAAGAAGCGGAACGCCGCAGAAAAGAACTACAGCAGCTGATTAAAAAACAGCAGGACGAATTTTACAGTATTTTCTTAAATGCTCCTGCCCTTATTTCGATACGCCGCGGCCGTGAATTACGCTACGAATTTGTTAACAAGGCCTTTGAAGAGTTTGAAGGCTCCAATAATTACATAGGCAAAACGGCAGAGGAAGCACATGCCGACAGGCTTGGCAGTAAGTTTACAGCTATTGAAAAGCAGGTATTAAAAACCGGCAAGCCGTATATCGGTAAAGCCGTGCAGGTTGAATTGGAGGACCAGATAACCGGCGGCTTGCATGAGGGCTGGTTTGATGTGATCTTTACACCGGTATTTACCAGTAACGGCAAAGTAGATGGTATTGCGTTTTTTGGGTTTGACGTTACCGACCTTGTAAAAGCACAGCAGGCAACAAGGGAATTAATGCAGAAGAAGGATGAGTTTATGAGCATAGCCAGCCACGAGCTTAAAACTCCTATTACCAGTTTAAAAGGATCATTGCAGATTATGCAGCGTATGGCAGCCAATAACGGCGATATACGTAACGTGCATACTTTTATTGATAAGGCGGCCAAGCAAACATCAAGGCTTACCTCATTGGTTGATGATCTGCTGGATGTTACCCGCATACATGCCGGTAAAATGATGTTTAATTATTCGTGGTTTAATGCCGGCGAATCCATAAAAGATTGCGTGGAAGATGTACAAGCTAACGTAACATCGCACCAGATCATCATTGAAGGCGACGCAAACGTGGATATATATGCCGACAGGCCACGGCTTGACCAGGTACTAAGCAACTTTCTTTCAAATGCAATAAAATACTCGCCCGAAGAAAATAAAATTATCGTAACAAACCGTATTACCGAAAACAACATGTTATATGTTTCGGTTAAGGATTTTGGCATTGGTATACCTGGTGATAAAAAGGATTTTGTATTCGACCGTTTTTTCCGGGTACAAGAGTCATCGCATAAATTTTCTGGGTTAGGATTGGGCTTGTATATTTCGGCAGAGATCATCAGGAGGCACCATGGCGAGATTGGTGTAGAGAGCAGCGAACACGAAGGCTCAACCTTTTGGTTTACAATACCCATAACTAAAAAGAATTGA
- a CDS encoding response regulator yields MNVSDKKIIIFDDDEDILSICSYILEEQGWDVHTFTDCNNIVEKVRSVNPAVILMDNWIPDAGGIVATQTLKKTEDLKDIPVIYFSANSDIQLLAEHAGAETYLAKPFDLDALEQIINTVLVKE; encoded by the coding sequence ATGAACGTTTCTGATAAAAAGATTATCATATTTGATGACGATGAGGATATTTTATCCATATGCTCTTATATCTTAGAGGAGCAGGGATGGGATGTTCACACGTTTACCGACTGTAACAACATTGTAGAAAAAGTACGCAGTGTAAACCCTGCGGTTATCCTGATGGATAACTGGATACCCGATGCGGGTGGTATAGTTGCTACACAAACGCTAAAAAAAACAGAAGATCTTAAAGATATCCCGGTAATTTATTTCTCTGCCAACAGCGATATTCAATTGCTTGCAGAACATGCCGGTGCAGAAACTTACCTGGCTAAACCATTTGATCTGGATGCCCTGGAACAAATCATCAACACGGTTTTAGTAAAAGAATAA